The window GTGGAAAGTAGATGAGTGTTTTTCTTCAGAGAGACTGATAACGATGATTGCACAGTGTTCATGCAAACACCAGTTAAACAAAGAAATGGTTTTGAGGGAGGAATTGTCTTAAGGGAGGGTTTTGTTGACTCAAAAAGCAGACAGTGAAGGAGAATTGTCAAGAAAGGACAAATGGCTTCATACAATTCCAATGTAATTTGCAAACAGTAAGACaaatttttttcacaaagagTTTATTGGATCAGTTGTTTATGTGGAATGATTTGGTAATTTTATTGgttagatattaaataaaaataaaaaaaatcagttaagCAGTCAGTATGATTGTGGGACAGCTTAAAATAAGTATTGAACATGTCaccattttttcacatttctaaaAGAGCTGTTGCCTTTAAATTGTTACCAGATGTTGGTAACAACACAAATATTTCATACAAGGCAAGGGAAGGAAAACAAATAAGTCTCGAAATTAggttatgtataataaaatggaATGGCACGGGGGAAATTATTGAACACATGAAGAAAGGGAGGTGCAACAAGGCATGGAAAGCCAAGTCAACAGCTGAAATCTGtcagtgattaaaaaaagcaatccTGCCACTAGTTGGtggaaattaatattagtatcAGCTGCTTCAGTCCCATCACGTACAATGATTTTAAACAAAGCCACGGAAACTCTTAAATAAAGCTGCTAGAATGGTTTTACTAGTTATaatggttctttatggaaccaacAACTCCTATTGCAATACTACCTCATCTTTATTTTAGAGAACATAGCACATTATGTCCTTTCTAACGTGTGTCCATCTGCTGTGTCAGTCAGGTAAGACAGCGTTTCATTTGGCCGCAGAGCACGGACACCCGGAGGTGGTGGAGTTTCTCATCGGTATGGGGTGTGCTCATGACCTCAAGGACAAGGTAAGGGACAGGAAGAATCACAGACGCCCCTCGGTGTGTGCTAATTAGATTTTAACTACTGctagatgtaaaatgccaaaatagAGGAAAGGGGGATAAAGTTTTCAgattaacatttcttttaaagctGACATATAAGCCAAAAAACACAATTCCAGGCTTCAAGTACTAAAATCAGGTCCCCGGTGTGTCTACCAGTCAAGGAAACGTGAAAAAGATTAACCCAGTAATTTTGATCTCGACAAAGGTGTAGCAGTTCAAATGCCACGGCGaaagtttgagcaaaacatgctaacagtgcctcagaggagacaagagagcagtggatttattgatgtatttattttaattatattgctgctgccacacagatctaatataaacgcaagatttattttcatctatttatatatatatatgtttaccttcacagacataacTAAGCAACttggtgtgtttttaataaaaattataaaatgtgtgttagTGAGAACCCATCTGCTTTTGTCGGCCAttttctgtcttcagtgtccTTCAGATGTGTGCTGGAAGAAAACCATAACCTAGTTTAAACTAATATCGTTGATATTTCAGCATGATAAATATGACAATCAGAAACAGTTGTTTTTAGCAGGCATGAGCTATAATGGTGCAGATGTAATCTGGAAAAAGGGGAGTAGCAgatcatttgcattaaaaaagacAGGCATGAAAAATCTGCCTGTTTCTGCTTACACTCAAAAttagtactttttaaataatataattaaagatCTGTGGGGCATTTTGAGCTGAAAACCTGGGGACACCGGAGACTTACACTACATATTGTAAAAACGGGCACAATATGTCTCCTTTTAAGAAATTGTCAGTATGATCCAAATAAAAACTCTAGACTTGAGTGGTGTGGCActgaatttgtgttttaatcaGTGTTTGCCAACGTCAAATGTGCCATGTGAGGGCAAACCAAAGATAAAGAGGATTTATATAAGAAGAAAATCAATGCAGAATGGCGCCAGATTCGGAGTTTCCAAAAAAGTCAtcagaatagaaatagaaacaaATCAACTACACGTTCAGCATGCTACATGTTAACCCTACTTTGGttagttaaaaaaacatacaaagaatAGGAAAATATTGGCAATAACAAACTAAAAAGAAATATCTAACACAGATGCGGCATTAATATGACGTTCATGAACCGCAGGAAGAAAACACTGCACTGCACTTGGCAGCGAAGCAAGGCCACAGCGACGTCCTACAGAAGATCATGGAGACCGGGGAGAGCattgatgaaaaaaacattgtaagcAGGACCCGTTTTTGCGTGCATTTCTAAGAGCTTATTATGGTTTTGGTGTTGTTTGCTTCACATTGTGACCTTTTGTCAGGATGGCATGACGGCTTTACATTTGTCAGCTGAAGGAGGGCATTATGAAAGTATCAGACTCTTGCTGGAGGCTGGCTGCAATATCAACGAACTTACTCATGTTAGTGTATTGTTTTGTACTATCATCAGCCTGCATTATAACCGATGCGGTTTTCGACATTCAGTGCAAGTTAAAGCACACGGTTAAGCGTTTCTTCTTCTTATAGACTAACAGGACAGCTCTTCATCTGGTGGCCCAGCATGGCTCAGGAAGAGAGGTCAAACTGCTGGTACAGGCTGGGATCAATCTGGATTCAGTGGATACAGTAAGTACCAAAGgtactttttagatttttggtaTGGAGAATGTTAGAGGACAAAAATGTACTATGGCATTGGCATGCCTGTTGAAAACAACTAATTTGATGGATTTTCTGGTCTTCAATAATAAAGCTCTGCATAACAGACATATGTGCAgtatcatacatttttacatcatcATCCAACAGTTGTCTTACCTTTGTGAGTGCACTATTTGGTACAAGTGTCTAGGCAACATTATGGGTAGTgttgcaatttattattttgctaagTATGTGGGAATGTTACTATTGAATGCTCTATAAACCGTGTTAGATTAACATCCAAGTGAAACGTTTCAGATAAAGTTTTCAGAACATTATTGGACATTttaattgaacattttattaacgGTGCATGTTCAGAAACTGTTGGCACATTCTTGGCAGAATGTGAGCTAAAGGCCTGAGATCATTCTCTGTagaaaatacacatgcatgcacacatctAAGGCCACGTCCAGacaacattaaagaaaaaaacacactgatgaAAGAATGAATTTTAGTAAGATTACGATGTGGAATGGATCATTTGGGCACATTTGAAAATGCACACGATTGCAGAGTCAAGAGCTAAAACATCAGAAACTTTACCATTTTAAGTTTCACTATAAGTATTCACAGACATGTTTCCCTACCAGCAACATACTTCAGCTCTGCACCTGGCAGTGCTCAACAACTCCACGGGAATAGTCAAGGATCTCATCGATGCGGGATGCGACCTGGACATCTTTGACAGCGTGAGTGTTTGGCATATGCAAATGCAGTCAAGAAATGGTTTCTTCACTCATTCATCAACCATGTACCTCACAGCGGCTTCAAACTGCTTTGCACGTAGCAGCAGAACACGGACAGCAGAACATCGCCGAGATGATCCTGATATCCGGGGTCAACCTCAATCTGCTCGACAAGGTGCTCAACAATTGCCGTTgtcatgcttgatattttcatgtTGCTATACACTTGTGATCgaacaattgaaaaaaatatatttgcagcAGGGAAAGACGTCATTGGACGTTGCAGCACGAGGCAACCACGTCAATGTCGTTGACATGATTATCAAAGCTGACAGATTTTACAAATGGGAGAAGGTATGTTCATTGCATATTGAGCTCTGATTAATCGAGTTagatatttaaatgtagaagattttaaatgttgctttgcATTCTAGGAAAATGTGACGAGTGACTCTGACTCTTTGGTGGGAATGAGTCTTACCTTTAAGCAAGATCATCGACAGGAGACCCAACATATTCGATCTGTCCTGTGGAAACTTGCCTCCAAATATCTCAAACCAGGCGAGTGGAAAACACTGGCTCGGCACTGGAAGTTCTCGGACGCACATATTCGAGCCATTGAGCACCAATGGACAGGTATGTCATTTAACATAACCTGCTGagtgaatctttaaaaaattataattgtaaccgcatccaaaagaaaagtttttctttacataatatatgtgtgcatactttgtgcattatgtatatataaacacatacatgtatatatttaagaaatatataaacacatacatgtttatatattaaataatctatatatatatatatatatatatatatatatatatatatatatatgaatataaacataaatgtatattcatgtaaatattttcaaaatatatactgtgtgtgtgaatttatataaacataataaatacatatattacataaaactttcatttttttaaatgtgattaattatttgacatttttgacatACGATTGGATTTTAAACATCGTAATATTTCACATcattactattttactgtatttttaagaaataaaagtgaactgactcgaaaaaaaaaacgatactCCAAACTtgtattctatttaaaattgtaatgacTATAAATGGGGGAAATACAAAtaggtttattattttaagaagtaAATACTTTCctgaaaatggcaaaaatacaaaacgTCTGAATATATGAGGTTTGGAAATAAGACATTTCTCAGAAGTTTTCTGCAGTGTAAAATCTAGTGTTCAGTGTCAGTGTGATGACAAGCTCTGAACTTTAAAAGGTACAAAGAGCTACAAGGAGCACGGGCACAGGATGCTCCTCATCTGGCTGCACGGAGTGATCACCGCTGGAGAAAACCCCATCAAGGGCTTATACGAAGGTCTGACTGGAATCTCAAGGATTGATTTGGCAGGTGAAATCAACATAACATAAAGTGTGCTTCTAAACCTACTGTGATACCTATGTAGACAGACTTTTTATGCATCATATGTGCGTTTCAGACTCAAAGGCAGCAAAATGCTTTTGTTGCCAGAATTGCATTcaattttttgcataataaGTAATTCCAGAATGCACTGTAATGAGTTATTGGCCAAGAACCATTAACTTTGTGTgtctcatgtgtgtgtgtgtgtgtgtgtgtatatatatatatatatatttattttatttattaaatctttttttttattccaaacaGAAAGCATGCGACAGCAGGCAAATGCGGATACATCCTCTGCTAAAAAATGCTCTACAATGTGAAGTGAGATTTTTTGAGAACGGTCTGAGCACGTACCAACCAGGAGATGCGATGCTCTCGTCAAATACACAACACTAATGAAACACAAATACTCCCTAAATACATCCTCAGTGATGTAACTGAGAGGAAAACCACCAAGAGCAAATATTTACAGCAAACATGACTTTGGACAGAAACAATATGTTTCCGTGGAACCATTCATATTGAGAAAATATGACAgagtgctttttttcttttcttttttaggaGAACAGTTAGATTTTTCTCCCGCCAAGCAATAACATTTTTGGTCATGCTGAATTTCCGGTTCATTTTTACAGCCGCATGTCCTCCTGtccttcatttatttgtagTTGCAGCTTTTCTGctgtaattgttatttttaagattagAAACAAAGACAATACTAATGCAGCCGCATTGCTCAGGATACtgtgaaacacattttatatgtgtttaaaGGTGTGTGATCATCCTGTTCATCGTGGGattcgttttgtttttaatatgtacaaatgTTCGTATATGAAAGCGGGACACAAGAGAGGACAAGATGCAACGAAATGAAAAGAACAAACTGCTGCAGTATTTTATGCAGATTAGGGCTGGGTTGAcgtcaattgttttttttttcggagTAAATCCCAATAAGCTTTGTGCTTTGTTacttttgctaaaaaaaacaaagtcttAGCTTTTAAATTTctcaattaaatttaataaagcgCCTCATTCCCAGACGCAACCTACATGAGCCAAatggtttttttcccctttactACTTGCtgttgcatgaaataaacacgAATGAGCATCGGGGGTTGTGGCGAAAACGTatcatataatatcatatacTTTAGAAAAGCCATTCAATGTCCACATATCGTATAAAGTCCAGAgagaagcattttatttaatataagcGCTGTTacatattcattataatttttatttaacctgTTCTTCgattatttaaacaaaccgtCGTCCAAACCTGCTTATATGAtggctttaaatttaaaaaaattaattggtgCGTAATTACATCAAGTATTATCTTCCATTTGGAGCAACAGTTGAGATTTGTTGAACTGATACGTATCCAAATTAATCGACTCAAGATCGAATCGAAGCTTGAGTGAAATTTGCGTCAACCCAGCCCTACAGCAATCGTtctaaataaattcagcctgcCTTCAGCAAGAGATGTGTCAGAGATGTTAAATGTGTAGACGGTAACTGCTTGTTTGATTTGTAAGTGTAGGTCTATTTGTTTTGAAGTATTGGCTAAAATATGCCAAAGTACGCCGCATGACTAGATCTGTTGTCgaggtattgttttttttttccctccgcACTAACAGGccgttcatttaatttaatttgcacaTCTAGACAATATATTTAAGTGTATCTAGATATGTTCGTTATTATAGCTTTAATGGACTGTGACTCAACAGGACATTCGTTGCCGAAGCCGGTTAAAGGTTAATATTGAcgcatgaaaatatttttgctaagACAAACACGCTAATTTGTAGACATGCAGGCTATCCGGTAGTCACCaaaacaaatgtcatttatgCAAACCCAAACGCTGGGTGCATCGCTGCTGTGAATGAGGTGAAAGTGTGAGGCAAACAAACCAATCAAAACCAGGCATCTGAGGAACAGGCAGCCGTTCTCAAACGGTCTCCGAGCAACACAAACCCTCtcaataaactaaatattaaaacaggaaGTTCCGCTTCTTTCGTTCAGCATTTTCGGTTCCTTTCAAGAATTAGTCCAATAATCTTTGCGTAACTGTCCACAGTAGGTTTTTTATTATCGTCTTGGAAGTGCTTGATCTTTGCCTAATTCTTTCCCGATTCAGAAGTgatgtttaaagttaaaacatcttaatggtGGACTTGTTTGTTACAAACATTCAGCTTTTCGCATCATGTTAACGGACGGACTGTATTGGCGTAGATTGcttgtgggttattgtgatgcTCTTTGTAGATATTGGCTAGACGCAGCAGTGCTTTAGTTGTAATTTAGTGAAGGTAATTTGAGGTTAACGCACGCGCAACGtgtaataaactgtaaaatctgTAATAACGGTCAATACCAGTCTGCGGTTACACAGCTTTTATTTaagtaaatgacaatttttgaTTCGTTTCCAAATCAAAGACTCCTGATGGGTCATTTGGAAAAGataatatatttgtacaatCTTGTGTTGAAAcgagtttagttttatttcagtgcatGACTCCCAACGAACAACGGATATAATGACTTTGACAACATTCATACAAACAAACGAaccatgacaaacaaaaaaaaaaacaccagcgTACAAAAGGCAGAAAATTAAGTTCAAGGAGTAAAAAGTGCTAAATTTAACAAACACGTGCGTTTTATATCGTGTATAAGGCAACCGGGTCAAAATATGGCATCCTATGAAAACTCTCACCATGTAATCATTTGAACTTATTTACAGTCGCAATACTtatcaaaatattgtttattttccgTAAAGTAAAAATAGGCTCTTTAAAGTCCATTCACATTTAACTGAGTTTAAGGTCATAGAAAAACAGAATACCAGAATACTGAATGTTCAGATCCCGCTTCATCCAGTCACCACTCAGTTTGTATGAAGTCTGTTGGTCTCTCTACGATTCGCCGTCACTCTCACTGTTGTTGCTCAGATTTGACCTCTGAACTTCCAGTTCCTCTGCACTGACCATCTCTGGATTGATAGCGGCGTACCGTGTCCCATGAAACTGACGCAGGTGTATCTACGGAGTAAAACCAGAGTAAAGGTCAGGGACGCAGAGTCTGAAATTATTATATGCGTTTTTATATGCGTCATCCCTTCCGAACTAAATGCTCGTCACGGaagcaaaaatgcataaaatccgACGACGGTTTCGGAGGCAGTTTGTAAATGTGACTGAAATAATGCGaggttgaatttattttttcacatgcaTAAAATCCAGATGACATTTTTGTGCCAATTGTGCAATGACCTTAACAGCCGTTGAAATTGAGTTACGTTTTTAACCACCGTTCACCCAGAAACCGGTACATACGTCTTTAAAAACACCTCCAAAACCAAATCATGAATCGTTTAGATTCAGTCGTGAGTTTCTGAATCAAAAGAACAATTCGTTCAAAATCTTACGATTTTAAGAAATAACAAATTGTTTCGTTTCTCACA is drawn from Puntigrus tetrazona isolate hp1 chromosome 7, ASM1883169v1, whole genome shotgun sequence and contains these coding sequences:
- the ankdd1a gene encoding ankyrin repeat and death domain-containing protein 1A isoform X3, giving the protein MAMEDGLVSEDDILLRSEKEFHDAAKRNDTERMQELIRRGVDIKVKNKFGMNALLLAAWFGHLSILKILVSTGAKLTCENKNGLNLLHCAAQRGHISILEYIMEDLENVQLNKVDKSGKTAFHLAAEHGHPEVVEFLIGMGCAHDLKDKEENTALHLAAKQGHSDVLQKIMETGESIDEKNIDGMTALHLSAEGGHYESIRLLLEAGCNINELTHTNRTALHLVAQHGSGREVKLLVQAGINLDSVDTQHTSALHLAVLNNSTGIVKDLIDAGCDLDIFDSRLQTALHVAAEHGQQNIAEMILISGVNLNLLDKQGKTSLDVAARGNHVNVVDMIIKADRFYKWEKENVTSDSDSLVGMSLTFKQDHRQETQHIRSVLWKLASKYLKPGEWKTLARHWKFSDAHIRAIEHQWTGTKSYKEHGHRMLLIWLHGVITAGENPIKGLYEGLTGISRIDLKACDSRQMRIHPLLKNALQCEVRFFENGLSTYQPGDAMLSSNTQH
- the ankdd1a gene encoding ankyrin repeat and death domain-containing protein 1A isoform X1, coding for MAMEDGLVSEDDILLRSEKEFHDAAKRNDTERMQELIRRGVDIKVKNKMDRKALHWAAGAGSEQAVRLLLDHDMEVDDTDSFGMNALLLAAWFGHLSILKILVSTGAKLTCENKNGLNLLHCAAQRGHISILEYIMEDLENVQLNKVDKSGKTAFHLAAEHGHPEVVEFLIGMGCAHDLKDKEENTALHLAAKQGHSDVLQKIMETGESIDEKNIDGMTALHLSAEGGHYESIRLLLEAGCNINELTHTNRTALHLVAQHGSGREVKLLVQAGINLDSVDTQHTSALHLAVLNNSTGIVKDLIDAGCDLDIFDSRLQTALHVAAEHGQQNIAEMILISGVNLNLLDKQGKTSLDVAARGNHVNVVDMIIKADRFYKWEKENVTSDSDSLVGMSLTFKQDHRQETQHIRSVLWKLASKYLKPGEWKTLARHWKFSDAHIRAIEHQWTGTKSYKEHGHRMLLIWLHGVITAGENPIKGLYEGLTGISRIDLKACDSRQMRIHPLLKNALQCEVRFFENGLSTYQPGDAMLSSNTQH
- the ankdd1a gene encoding ankyrin repeat and death domain-containing protein 1A isoform X2, which encodes MAMEDGLVSEDDILLRSEKEFHDAAKRNDTERMQELIRRGVDIKVKNKMDRKALHWAAGAGSEQAVRLLLDHDMEVDDTDSFGMNALLLAAWFGHLSILKILVSTGAKLTCENKNGLNLLHCAAQRGHISILEYIMEDLENVQLNKVDKSGKTAFHLAAEHGHPEVVEFLIGMGCAHDLKDKEENTALHLAAKQGHSDVLQKIMETGESIDEKNIDGMTALHLSAEGGHYESIRLLLEAGCNINELTHTNRTALHLVAQHGSGREVKLLVQAGINLDSVDTQHTSALHLAVLNNSTGIVKDLIDAGCDLDIFDSRLQTALHVAAEHGQQNIAEMILISGVNLNLLDKQGKTSLDVAARGNHVNVVDMIIKADRFYKWEKENVTSDSDSLVGMSLTFKQDHRQETQHIRSVLWKLASKYLKPGEWKTLARHWKFSDAHIRAIEHQWTGTKSYKEHGHRMLLIWLHGVITAGENPIKGLYEGLTGISRIDLAESMRQQANADTSSAKKCSTM